tcgaccagagctccgccggaaaccatgatgaaggcaatcggacaaattgcaacttctccaaaaaagtcgctaagacacctgccccacagtgggcgccaactatcgtagttctaagtctgacagtagaatggggggtaagtatggaaaggcaaggtcctagctatggagtagttgtacacacgggtgtttagcgagttcaggcccttctcggaggaagtaacagccctacgtctcggagcccggaggcggtcgactgatctctgtgtatatgagttacaggggtgcgaacccttctaccagcggaggggggtggcttatatagaggatgccaggaccccaaccagcccacgtagaggagggttaaagtacattaaggttgggcgttactggtaacgccctacataaagtgtcatcatgaccattaagactattcaattacagaccgtttggatgcagagtagatcctgaacttctgatggtcgagtgcatcttcatggtcgagtgtcttctagccagtcgagtggagtctcccttggtcgagtggaatttctcttggtcgactggaaggtagcttcgtatgatgatgtccttgggcatggtatcctagataggtccatgaccctaccctaggtacataacctcatcacccccctctctctctcagaGTGAAAGCAGTGTGTTCTTtcacccccctctctccctctctgatTTATGGTGTCACGGGTGTAATAGAGGTCAAATAAGCGACATTAAGGTACAACTCTTTGATTTGTTTCTAAGCCTACATAATTGTACCTTCATGCCTTGCAGAAGGTGTTTTCCTTTTCTCTGATTAATTAGCTTTGCTGATCTTAAATTTGTGAACTGGGTAAAAGAAGAAAGTGAAAATACGTTCTGTATGCTGTCTTCCAGCAAGGATTCATGCAACTGGTAAACTATAAGTCTTAACACACTTCAGCTTTACTTGGGAAGTTCCTCTCCCATGATCATCTTCTTTTCTATTTGGTCTTTGATACATTACTTGCATTTGCCAAGATATGTGCTCTGCATATGCTTTCCTGAAACGAATTCAACTTTCATTCATCGTGTACAATATATGAAGTTCCTCTCCCACAATCTTTTTTTGGACTAGTTTCTCCCACAATCTTTTATTCTGGTGGATATCTAAAGTTCAGATATGTATGTCAAGTTAAACACTTTAGCTTTTCAGTTGCATGAACGGTatgtgtcgtggaatagtcacgacagatgtcctagtgtaaggacttagtcgtagagccattgcaactaggttagcttaaaggggttaaacgggacaagggacacatgagtttatactggttcggccccttgcggtgaaggtaaaggcctaatccagtttgaggtggaattgcttatgtctcgattaccaacgagcgaatccgcttgacctagctttcgatctgttctctcttgccctaaaccgccgccggatcgtccctttatatacacagggtgatgcccagcggctcacggagtcccggccggctcatagacaacgtgtccggcttggtgactattTATACATGCCTTACAATAGAAGTTTTACATATATGCCGGTCTActcctacgggccttaagtcgcccttgggccttgggcccttggctGTTAACCCCTATCTTCAATATCCTCGTGATCTTTAATAACTGTCCCGAGAATTGAGGCGTCTgagcagctggataaccatgttttggcctcctcgtttttcgcgcccacttgtatcctttccttataaatagggtcgaaCGCCCCCTTCTcattctcccctctttccttcgtcttcctcctctcgcgactCTCCTGTTACTTGAGCTCCAGCACCGCCGTCGTGAAACTCACCGTCTGCCTCGTCCTCGGCCGCAGCATCAACCCGATTCGGACCAGAGAACACCGGCGCTCCACCGCAGTCTGATCTGCATCTGTAACAAGTTGAGAATTGGCATGTTGTACTTCTACGGGGCACCATTTACGGGTCGTTGGCAGCAAACTGAACGAGTCTATGCAGAATTTTGTGGTGCATCAGTTTTAGCATTACCAAatgttggctaagcaagccaaacGAGCCTCTCTTTGTTGTGTGCGATTTCACAATTTGATGTAAAGGTGAGTTCACAATCTGCTGGTGCTAGGGGTAGATGACAAATGTTTCAGTCATAAGGTAAAGAGATTAGAAAATAAAGAACACAATTTGGCACATTCACTTGACTAGCACTTAAACTTGTTTCGAGTGAAATGGAACAAAAGATGTAGAAAAAAATCAAATGTATATTATTGAGCGAGTTTGCACACATTTGAGAGGGGGCATTGAAACATTATTGACATATATACACCCTTACATTAACTTAAGTACCTACGCATGCTCTTGATGTCAAGGATCTTGTCATACTCTTCGAGAAcggcatcatcaacatcatcaccgtcaccaaggTAGTAGCAGTAATCATCATAGGAATCGTCTTCGTACTGCAAAAAGGATAAGGGACGGCAGTATCTACACCTAGGCTTGTAGGGATAACAGTATTTACAACCAGTATAGTCATCGTAGTAGTTGCTCGAGTACCGATCATGGTCATCCATGCTCATCTAGGCAAGCTTTTCTGGTAGGTTATCAATGGCAACAGGGTTGCACAATGCCATGTTAAGGTACTGTAGGTCATGGCAATTGTCTAGGATAGCTACCAGAACTTCCCTACCGAAGGTACAACCGACAACATCCAAGGAACGTAGTTTGCGCATCCTTGGAGCCGCAAATGTTATTGCGTAATCAGCATGGCAGTGCTTTCCTGAAACATGTCTGAAGTGCTTTAGCAGTGGGCATGCTCTAGCGACAAGTTCATATACCCCCCTACTACATATTTGGGGACATTTCGAAATCTCGAGCTCCTCAAGTAGAGGTAACATCTTAATCACCGTCGCAAATCCTTCATCCGAGACATAGCCCCTATGGAGATGAAGGCACTTTAGCGCAGGTGCCCTGCAATATATGACAAATTAATATTTAAGAATGCAATTAATCAAAGAGAAAGAAATGAAGACGCATCGTATTCTCCCTAATTAATCCAACCAAACTATAAAGGCGAAAACCCTAGCAACGGGGGACAGACTTTCGGAAGGTTTGGGATATATAttactagatacatccgtatttagacaaatccaagacaagaatATTAGGAGATACGTGTATTTAGAGAAATCCAAGACAATAATTTTGGGATGGAGAAAGTAATTAATTAGGGAAAGAAATGAAGGAAGAAATCTTACTGCTTGGCGAGCAAGAGGAGGATATCGTCGTCGGCGAGGTTGGTCAGGAAGGCCTCGCACTGGCCCTGGTTAAATCGCAGGGCGGCCCGCACCATTGCCTCGAGGCTGAACTTGGGGTGGAATGGCACGACGAACCACAGGCCGGCGCGGAGATCGATGCAGCGCCACAACTCCGGCTCTTCGCGGGCGGCCCGCCGCCAGGAGCGGCACACGCCGGCCATGCCGCCGAGCAGGAGCTCGGCCAGGTCAAGCTTGTGGAGGATGCAGGAGATCAGGTCCGGGTGCAGCTCCGCCCAGTCCCTCTCCGGCAGCGGGACCGGCGTGAACCAGAACACCGACACGTGGTACGTCCGTGTCTTTTTCTTGGATCGACGGCTTCGTGGTGCCGCCGCCGCAGGCGGTGGTGACGATGGCATCGTGTGTGCGATGTGAACGACGTGGCGAGCTGGCACAGGCTTCGATATCGGTGGATCCATGGGATGGTTTTATAGAGTGCGCGCGGTAGTACATAGGTCGGTTTGCTGGCCTGATCACAGCCCGTCTAAAAACGTCGCTGTTATTTGATTCTGACAGACGTAACAGTTTGGAGATCCACTTTTTAAGGAGCGACTCGGACGGCTCCCGATCCACTTTTTCGTGCGACCTTCCTTGATGCAAAAGGTTGATGAATCATAAAAGGTTACCAAACATGTTGAATGAACAGGACATCAAGCATACTATGCCTGATCGATGCACCCAGACCCGGATAATAGGCATTGAGGAGGATTACCATCACAAACACACTAGAATATTCTTACGCCATGCAGAAGAAACAGGATTTGTAATCTGGGATGCACGCCATTGATATAGATTGCTAGCCTATGATCGGAACAAATACAGGTCATCACAAACATGATTAAAACACATAGTAGCACGTCCAAAATCCCAATTTCGCCATGTCAGGTTTTATTCGTCCACAAATAAGATACAACTATGATAAGTGTAAATTTCTTGCACATGTACACGGACAGTAAATGTATCTTGCTCCATGACTCACTAGGCGTTTCAATagaatatgttgggatatcatgcACAATTAATAGCACAACCAAGGTCAATGTGATGATCCCCGTAAAGATGGGATGTCGAAAGATGATGTTGGCGGACCGAAGAGCGTGCACATGCAGTGCGTGTTGTGGATCGGCTAGACTTGTTCGTGCTCTCAGCTCACCGCAGGACGGCTTCGTGAGGCCATCGAATTAGATGGTGTGAATTGATGCGGTCAGAGCACATTATCAAGCTTGTAGGTGTAGCGCCATAGATCGCCAGGaaggtggctttgggttgatcctTATATTTATTTTGTCAGACTCTGTTTAGTAACACAATAAAGATGGATGTATGCAACACTCGTTTCAGGGGCCGAGGGTTATCCTTCTTTTCGAAAAAACAATAGTGCAACCTCATCTTTTGTTTAACGCCAAGATCTAGCTAGGAGGGACAAGATTACATAGAAAACAATATGAGGCTGAAGATTACCAAACATGCTGGGAAAAGGACATCATGATGTGGCCGATGCAATTCATCATGAGTTTCTTGGTGACTATGGATCGATTATCACGATTCCAAACCATACCAGGTAACTGTCAGGCCATGCAGAGCAAGATTAACAACCTAGggatgtgtaacgccctcgatgcggctatagctcccacgtgtcgaggcacgacttagaggcataaccgcattgaaagtaatgtcgcaagtcaggcaatcattaccacatcccatgtaatatataataaaaaggggagataacatagttggcttacactcgccacgtcacatcagagtacataaataacatccatcatacaaatcactcatggcccgactacggtgccaaaatagaaaagacccccaacatgcgacaaggccctgaatcgattaccccaactaggcaccactactgatcatccggaaaagacacgtagtatcgctgagagtcctcgtcgaactcccacttgagctcgtaatcgtcaactggagcagaaacacctggacctgcatctggagttgtagtatctgtgagccacagggactcaacaatctcacacccacgcgatcaaaactatttaagctcataggaatggataaggcaaatatatgtggagctgcagcaagcgactagcatatgtggtggctaacttatacgcaaaagagagcgagaagagaaggcgaagcccGAGCGAGAacctaaaggaacatcctgcgcaagcataactccaacaccgtgtccacttcccggactccgccgagaaggggccatcacggtaacacacacggttgattcattttaattaagtttagttcaagtaatctacaaccggacattaacaaattcccatctgcccataaccgcgggcacggctttcgaaagatcaatccctgcagggggggtcccaacttagcccataacaagctctcacggtcaacgaaggaatagacctccacccaagacacaccgatcagactcggtatctcggtacaacaagatgattcgacaggttaaaacaagtccagcaacaccgcccgaatgtgccgacaaatcctgataggagctgcacatatctctttctcagggcacactcagatgagcaatccgtacaactaaaaccaacccttgagtttccccgaggtggcgctgcacagggctctagttcggaccaacactcagaggagcactggcccgtggggggctaaaataaagatgaccttcgggctccagaaacccaagggaaaaagaggctaggtggcaaatggtaaaaccaatgttgggcattgctggaaaagctttaatcaaggcaaactatcaaggggttcccattatagcccaaccgcgtaagggacgcacaatccgggaacataacaccgatatgacggaaactagggcggcaagagtggaacaaaacactaggcgagaggccgagccttccaccctttaccaagtatacagatgcattaaaataacatagcaatataatgatatcccaacaagtaaataaatgttccaacaaggaacggctccaatcttcacctgcagctaacaacgctataagaagggctgagcaaagcggtaacatagccaatcaacggtttgctaggacaatggtgggttagaggttcaacatggcaattgggaggctgacaagcaaaaggtaggcatcgtagcagtggcaaagcaaaagagcgagcaaactagcatagcaaagatagtagtgatttcgagggtatgatcatcttgcctgcacagttgtcagagttgactggatcctcacaagcaaactcaacgggctcctcggtagcgaacttgtctcccggctctacccaacaagacaaacaagcaacaaggatacaatcaaccacgggcaagaccaagcaatatgatgaaaagacgatatgctatgcgggatgcgatgcgggatgcaaaatgcaagatatgacaggaaatgcatgaacctggcatcaacttggaaaaccaagtgtgccactggatagaggggatgaaatcgcttgaaaacgatataaagatcattggaatcggagttacggtttggaaatggcgagcgttttaagatatgacaccggtctgcgatttacagcaagtaggcatctaaatgcaacNNNNNNNNNNNNNNNNNNNNNNNNNNNNNNNNNNNNNNNNNNNNNNNNNNNNNNNNNNNNNNNNNNNNNNNNNNNNNNNNNNNNNNNNNNNNNNNNNNNNNNNNNNNNNNNNNNNNNNNNNNNNNNNNNNNNNNNNNNNNNNNNNNNNNNNNNNNNNNNNNNNNNNNNNNNNNNNNNNNNNNNNNNNNNNNNNNNNNNNNNNNNNNNNNNNNNNNNNNNNNNNNNNNNNNNNNNNNNNNNNNNNNNNNNNNNNNNNNNNNNNNNNNNNNNNNNNNNNNNNNNNNNNNNNNNNNNNNNNNNNNNNNNNNNNNNNNNNNNNNNNNNNNNNNNNNNNNNNNNNNNNNNNNNNNNNNNNNNNNNNNNNNNNNNNNNNNNNNNNNNNNNNNNNNNNNNNNNNNNNNNNNNNNNNNNNNNNNNNNNNNNNNNNNNNNNNNNNNNNNNNNNNNNNNNNNNNNNNNNNNNNNNNNNNNNNNNNNNNNNNNNNNNNNNNNNNNNNNNNNNNNNNNNNNNNNNNNNNNNNNNNNNNNNNNNNNNNNNNNNNNNNNNNNNNNNNNNNNNNNNNNNNNNNNNNNNNNNNNNNNNNNNNNNNNNNNNNNNNNNNNNNNNNNNNNNNNNNNNNNNNNNNNNNNNNNNNNNNNNNNNNNNNNNNNNNNNNNNNNNNNNNNNNNNNNNNNNNNNNNNNNNNNNNNNNNNNNNNNNNNNNNNNNNNNNNNNNNNNNNNNNNNNNNNNNNNNNNNNNNNNNNNNNNNNNNNNNNNNNNNNNNNNNNNNNNNNNNNNNNNNNNNNNNNNNNNNNNNNNNNNNNNNNNNNNNNNNNNNNNNNNNNNNNNNNNNNNNNNNNNNNNNNNNNNNNNNNNNNNNNNNNNNNNNNNNNNNNNNNNNNNNNNNNNNNNNNNNNNNNNNNNNNNNNNNNNNNNNNNNNNNNNNNNNNNNNNNNNNNNNNNNNNNNNNNNNNNNNNNNNNNNNNNNNNNNNNNNNNNNNNNNNNNNNNNNNNNNNNNNNNNNNNNNNNNNNNNNNNNNNNNNNNNNNNNNNNNNNNNNNNNNNNNNNNNNNNNNNNNNNNNNNNNNNNNNNNNNNNNNNNNNNNNNNNNNNNNNNNNNNNNNNNNNNNNNNNNNNNNNNNNNNNNNNNNNNNNNNNNNNNNNNNNNNNNNNNNNNNNNNNNNNNNNNNNNNNNNNNNNNNNNNNNNNNNNNNNNNNNNNNNNNNNNNNNNNNNNNNNNNNNNNNNNNNNNNNNNNNNNNNNNNNNNNNNNNNNNNNNNNNNNNNNNNNNNNNNNNNNNNNNNNNNNNNNNNNNNNNNNNNNNNNNNNNNNNNNNNNNNNNNNNNNNNNNNNNNNNNNNNNNNNNNNNNNNNNNNNNNNNNNNNNNNNNNNNNNNNNNNNNNNNNNNNNNNNNNNNNNNNNNNNNNNNNNNNNNNNNNNNNNNNNNNNNNNNNNNNNNNNNNNNNNNNNNNNNNNNNNNNNNNNNNNNNNNNNNNNNNNNNNNNNNNNNNNNNNNNNNNNNNNNNNNNNNNNNNNNNNNNNNNNNNNNNNNNNNNNNNNNNNNNNNNNNNNNNNNNNNNNNNNNNNNNNNNNNNNNNNNNNNNNNNNNNNNNNNNNNNNNNNNNNNNNNNNNNNNNNNNNNNNNNNNNNNNNNNNNNNNNNNNNNNNNNNNNNNNNNNNNNNNNNNNNNNNNNNNNNNNNNNNNNNNNNNNNNNNNNNNNNNNNNNNNNNNNNNNNNNNNNNNNNNNNNNNNNNNNNNNNNNNNNNNNNNNNNNNNNNNNNNNNNNNNNNNNNNNNNNNNNNNNNNNNNNNNNNNNNNNNNNNNNNNNNNNNNNNNNNNNNNNNNNNNNNNNNNNNNNNNNNNNNNNNNNNNNNNNNNNNNNNNNNNNNNNNNNNNNNNNNNNNNNNNNNNNNNNNNNNNNNNNNNNNNNNNNNNNNNNNNNNNNNNNNNNNNNNNNNNNNNNNNNNNNNNNNNNNNNNNNNNNNNNNNNNNNNNNNNNNNNNNNNNNNNNNNNNNNNNNNNNNNNNNNNNNNNNNNNNNNNNNNNNNNNNNNNNNNNNNNNNNGCAGCGCCTGAGTGGCGGAGGCGGGCggcagcggacgcgtccggcgctggggtggacgtgtccgtcggcggcggaggatgtttttttttgaactagggtttcgggggagaagacGAATCCGAAAAAtggaggggctatttataggcataagtggagctaggagagtccaaataaggtgcggtttttgcccacacgatcgtgatcgaacgctctaggacatggagcagagtttggtgggttttgggccaaatttggggggtgttgggctgcaacacacacgaggccttttcggtccctcggttaaccgttggactatcaaacgaagtccaaaaggtacgaaacttgacaggtggtctaccggtagtaaaccaaggccgcttggcaagtctcgatccaatccggaaatgtttaattcccaaacacgaaagaaagctagaaatgaccaccggaggagaacaaagcgccggaatgcaaaacggacaacggggaaaatgctcgaatgcatgagatgaacacgtatgcaaatgcaaggcacgtgatgacatggtatgagatgcatgaaaacgaaaacaacacacggagacaaggac
Above is a window of Triticum aestivum cultivar Chinese Spring chromosome 6B, IWGSC CS RefSeq v2.1, whole genome shotgun sequence DNA encoding:
- the LOC123133411 gene encoding F-box protein SKIP19-like; this translates as MDPPISKPVPARHVVHIAHTMPSSPPPAAAAPRSRRSKKKTRTYHVSVFWFTPVPLPERDWAELHPDLISCILHKLDLAELLLGGMAGVCRSWRRAAREEPELWRCIDLRAGLWFVVPFHPKFSLEAMVRAALRFNQGQCEAFLTNLADDDILLLLAKQAPALKCLHLHRGYVSDEGFATVIKMLPLLEELEISKCPQICSRGVYELVARACPLLKHFRHVSGKHCHADYAITFAAPRMRKLRSLDVVGCTFGREVLVAILDNCHDLQYLNMALCNPVAIDNLPEKLA